Proteins encoded by one window of Terriglobia bacterium:
- a CDS encoding MFS transporter — MDAEQGLTAQPIRHGRDVRLLFATRILRLFAYGFLSVVLMLYLAEVGLNENRIGLLLTLTLAGDTVISLAITTTADRTGRKTMLILGGVLMVFAGILFASTTNFVLLLTAATIGVISPSGNEVGPFLSIEQAALSQIVSAERRIQVFAWYNLTGSFATAAGALTGGVLAQTLRSAGMSSLESYRVIVMMYAGIGAVLSVMFACLSRAAELTPAETKSASEARAQRRGQRVFGAFGLHRSGHVVFKLAALFSLDAFAGGFILQSIVAYWFHVRFGVQPAALGGIFFFGNVFAGISALTATRLAKRIGLINTMVFTHIPSNVVLILVPLMPTLPLAIAMLLLRFSISQMDVPTRQSYTMAVVDPDERSAAGGVTAVARSAGSSIAPAIAGRLLSASMFNAPFYVCGGLKIVYDLLLYRSFRSVGTRDFRQ, encoded by the coding sequence ATGGATGCTGAACAAGGCCTGACGGCGCAGCCGATCCGCCACGGCAGAGATGTCCGTCTTCTGTTTGCGACGCGCATTCTCCGGCTGTTCGCGTACGGTTTCCTCTCGGTGGTGCTCATGCTGTATCTCGCGGAGGTGGGTCTCAACGAGAACCGCATCGGGCTGTTGCTCACGCTGACGCTGGCCGGAGATACCGTGATCTCGCTGGCTATCACGACGACTGCCGACCGGACAGGCCGGAAGACGATGCTGATCCTGGGCGGCGTGCTGATGGTATTTGCCGGAATCCTGTTTGCATCGACCACGAATTTCGTTCTGTTGCTGACGGCGGCGACGATCGGAGTCATCAGTCCGAGCGGGAATGAAGTCGGGCCGTTTCTCTCGATCGAACAGGCGGCGCTGTCGCAGATCGTTTCGGCCGAGCGCCGGATTCAGGTTTTCGCCTGGTACAACCTGACGGGATCGTTTGCGACGGCGGCAGGAGCGCTGACCGGCGGCGTGCTGGCGCAGACGCTGCGCTCGGCGGGGATGTCATCGCTCGAAAGTTACCGTGTGATTGTAATGATGTATGCGGGGATCGGCGCCGTCCTGTCGGTGATGTTCGCGTGTTTATCGAGAGCGGCCGAGCTAACACCGGCAGAGACGAAGAGCGCTTCGGAGGCGCGGGCACAACGGAGAGGGCAGCGGGTTTTTGGCGCATTCGGTCTGCACCGTTCGGGGCACGTGGTATTCAAGCTGGCGGCCTTGTTCTCGCTGGATGCGTTTGCGGGCGGGTTCATTCTGCAAAGCATCGTGGCGTATTGGTTTCATGTCCGGTTCGGCGTTCAACCGGCGGCCCTGGGCGGCATTTTCTTTTTCGGGAACGTCTTTGCGGGGATCTCGGCGCTGACCGCAACGCGGCTGGCAAAGCGCATCGGGCTGATCAACACGATGGTGTTTACGCATATCCCGTCGAATGTGGTCTTGATTCTCGTGCCGCTGATGCCGACGCTGCCGCTGGCGATCGCGATGCTGCTGCTCCGATTCAGCATTTCGCAAATGGATGTGCCGACGCGGCAGTCGTACACCATGGCAGTGGTGGACCCGGACGAGCGGTCGGCCGCCGGCGGCGTGACGGCGGTGGCGCGCTCGGCGGGAAGCTCGATCGCCCCGGCGATCGCGGGAAGGCTGTTGAGCGCGTCGATGTTCAATGCACCATTTTATGTATGCGGCGGCTTGAAGATTGTTTATGACCTGCTGCTGTATCGCAGCTTCCGCTCGGTGGGAACGCGGGATTTTCGTCAGTAA
- a CDS encoding Rieske 2Fe-2S domain-containing protein, producing MQESNNNCSGGSNRREFLRAGGCLVTAVAALGLPSSLAALPVAETKGAGPANEKRFPLPASDSVNIDRQTQVILIRFQNSVYAFALACPHEHAAVKWLAKDKRFQCSKHDSQYQPNGTYTAGRATRNLDRFAIRKEDASIVIDLHRWFESDKDPAGWASAVVQV from the coding sequence ATGCAGGAATCCAACAACAACTGCTCCGGCGGATCAAACCGCCGTGAATTTCTCCGCGCCGGAGGCTGTTTGGTCACCGCTGTGGCCGCTCTCGGTTTGCCCTCATCGCTGGCAGCGCTGCCTGTTGCTGAAACGAAAGGCGCCGGACCCGCCAATGAGAAACGGTTTCCGTTGCCGGCTAGCGACAGCGTCAATATCGATCGCCAGACTCAGGTGATTTTGATCCGCTTTCAAAACAGCGTTTATGCCTTCGCCCTCGCATGTCCACACGAGCACGCCGCCGTGAAGTGGCTCGCCAAAGACAAACGCTTCCAATGTTCGAAACACGATTCTCAATATCAACCGAACGGAACCTACACCGCTGGACGGGCAACGCGAAATCTCGACCGCTTCGCAATCCGGAAGGAAGACGCATCGATCGTCATTGACCTGCACCGCTGGTTTGAATCGGACAAGGACCCCGCAGGCTGGGCATCCGCGGTTGTTCAGGTTTGA
- a CDS encoding DUF1775 domain-containing protein — protein sequence MKRLWYTLAISLMCTQVVLAHIRIAPTESALGAREKYTMRVPNEKQVGSSKIEGEFPAELQVYDFEFKPGWKIDFKKDDKGKIVGATWTGKIQPYEFVEFGMLAINPKQGSNLTWKFIQYYDDGTKEEFIGPAGSRLPAPVVTLKPAIPAP from the coding sequence ATGAAACGTTTGTGGTACACGCTGGCGATTTCATTGATGTGCACACAAGTGGTGCTGGCGCACATCCGAATCGCTCCAACCGAGTCGGCGCTCGGAGCCAGAGAAAAATATACGATGCGGGTCCCCAACGAGAAACAGGTAGGCTCGAGCAAGATCGAAGGAGAGTTTCCAGCAGAACTGCAAGTTTACGACTTCGAGTTCAAACCGGGATGGAAGATAGATTTTAAAAAGGACGACAAAGGAAAGATCGTCGGCGCCACTTGGACCGGAAAGATTCAGCCCTACGAATTCGTCGAGTTCGGAATGCTGGCCATTAATCCGAAACAGGGGTCAAACCTGACCTGGAAATTTATCCAATACTACGACGATGGAACCAAAGAAGAATTTATCGGCCCCGCCGGATCGAGGCTGCCCGCACCTGTCGTAACGCTCAAGCCTGCGATCCCCGCGCCCTGA